The Caldicellulosiruptoraceae bacterium PP1 nucleotide sequence TAACAATATCTGTCTAGTAATTTTAATTGTTCTTTCTTTTCATTCAATAATTTATTTTCAAATTGTCCATGTATCTCAATAAAATCCTTCATAATATCACGTAATAGTTGAAGGGAAACATAGCTATTATTTATTCTGCAAATATTTTTACCATTTAAAGATATTTCTCTATGAATATATAAAGTCTTTTCATCTACATTAATTCCATATTTAACTATCTTTTCTAGTTGACTATTATTCTCTATCTCAATAATGGCTGATACAGAGGCTTTATTTGCACCAGTTCTTATAATTTCTTTATTTGCTTTCATACCCATTAATAGTAACATTGAATCTATAATTATTGATTTTCCTGCTCCTGTTTCACCTGTAAAAATAGTCAATCCTTCCTCAAACTCAATTTCAAGTTTCTCAATAATAGCTATGTTTTCAATATATAATCGTTTGAACATATATTATCACCTTGATTTAATTGCTTGTATTCTGTCAACTATTTTTTCTGCATATTCAATGCTCTTAGTTGCAATAAAAATAGTATCATCGCCAGCAATTGTTCCAACAACTTCTGGCCAATCTAAACTATCAACTGCTGCTGCTGCACTTTGAGCTGCACCCATTATAGTCTTAATAATAACTAGATTGTCAGCTGTGTCAACATTAATGATTGCCTCTGAAAATACTTTTATTAATTTTTCTGTAATATTATTCTCTTTTGTTCCTAATACTGCATATTTATATTTTCCTGTTTCTGTTAATACTTTTGTTAGCCTTAATTCTTTTATATCTCTTGATATTGTTGCTTGGGTAACATCATATC carries:
- a CDS encoding arginine repressor, giving the protein MKSDRQQRILDIIQNNEIETQEELVEILKNLGYDVTQATISRDIKELRLTKVLTETGKYKYAVLGTKENNITEKLIKVFSEAIINVDTADNLVIIKTIMGAAQSAAAAVDSLDWPEVVGTIAGDDTIFIATKSIEYAEKIVDRIQAIKSR